A portion of the Bdellovibrio bacteriovorus genome contains these proteins:
- a CDS encoding TIGR02147 family protein encodes MAVTIYQFQDYKEFYNSWVENQPRGGFGEYRRLAQALNVSTTMVSQVFKGDKHLSLELASEVCDFLALDEDETDYFLLLVDHGRAGSHKLQQRFLRQIKSRQEKAKKTENRLKATELDESAKMTFYSSWVYQGVRMLADTGQYNNAEVLATRLNLPRNHIQKVLDFLIDHHLLVEEKNKLKLGPSHIHLPSSSPLASRHLQNWHIQATSKMTQIRDEDFFFSGPMSMSEEVAEWVRMELPGFVQSITAKVIPSKSETVRCLNIDWFEY; translated from the coding sequence GTGGCAGTGACGATTTACCAATTTCAAGACTACAAAGAGTTTTATAACTCCTGGGTTGAAAATCAGCCTCGCGGGGGGTTTGGTGAATACCGTCGTTTGGCACAAGCCCTCAATGTTTCGACCACGATGGTGAGTCAGGTTTTTAAAGGGGATAAGCATCTCAGTTTAGAACTCGCATCGGAAGTTTGTGACTTCCTAGCTTTGGACGAAGATGAAACAGATTACTTCCTTTTACTTGTCGATCATGGAAGAGCGGGCAGTCACAAGCTGCAACAAAGATTTTTGCGCCAAATTAAATCGCGCCAAGAGAAAGCAAAAAAAACAGAAAATCGCCTTAAAGCCACAGAGCTTGATGAGTCGGCCAAGATGACTTTTTATTCCAGTTGGGTTTATCAAGGTGTGCGCATGCTGGCGGATACTGGCCAGTATAATAATGCGGAAGTTTTAGCGACCCGATTAAATCTGCCGCGCAATCATATTCAAAAAGTTTTAGATTTTTTAATCGATCACCACTTGCTAGTGGAGGAGAAGAATAAGCTCAAGCTGGGCCCCTCCCATATCCACTTGCCTTCTTCTTCTCCACTAGCAAGTCGCCATTTGCAGAACTGGCACATTCAAGCCACCAGTAAGATGACGCAAATTCGCGATGAAGATTTTTTCTTTTCAGGTCCGATGTCGATGTCTGAAGAGGTGGCAGAATGGGTGCGGATGGAGCTTCCAGGCTTTGTTCAGTCCATCACCGCAAAAGTGATTCCGTCAAAGTCAGAGACCGTCCGCTGTTTGAATATCGATTGGTTTGAATACTAA
- a CDS encoding tetratricopeptide repeat protein → MKTILCTLMTMSLLLGAPVFVKAQESSLTVDVKQGKPVKIRYTSKRHKGDSKTVLIKDKQTGKRALIALPLVNNKEGLYEGTFVIVFDEKEEDAPKGVTNITLDVYPIRATSTKMAPSTDIRKANLILLQSNQQEKERIAYELAESKRREELEKKALAMSEQERKNRQLKAQNAAAAAMTFYQNKDYKQATTKFKEAIEMDPSNNKYYFQYGVSLFQEEEYQKSLVALSMAEDGDYSRVDKNYFIGMNYYRMNEPESALKYFIEVRDENDEMLSATAAYYAGMLQYNSSRFSEAKDSFGYVLDRSKDPSMDNTAESYIEKIDAIEEFNAKFKDKWAYDLYGGVMYDSNVLNIAAANAPTDLAGLRFMYGASLERRLIYDYFKEFSIVGSISDIYSTSTSLEAKEDLQNADPLVFGLKAPFKWKTSLFDKSYSLTLTPGLESIMMNVDGEGARENTNNSTYLTVSNTFFHSEKWVANYDLDIRNDISNIDATEADDQTALKTSIGTTQIFIGDLKTGKTYIADLFLINNAAKGDNQRYNRINLGLTYAQNFYWQTQGAARIDFGTADYPDSSAGRKDSNYGLTFSASKPLTKQWNTSVSLGWSDNTSNVDAYKYDKITISNMYTYSGAF, encoded by the coding sequence ATGAAAACCATCCTTTGCACCCTCATGACCATGAGCCTCCTTTTGGGGGCTCCGGTATTTGTAAAAGCTCAAGAATCCAGCCTGACCGTTGATGTAAAACAAGGTAAACCCGTAAAAATTCGCTACACTTCAAAAAGACACAAAGGCGACTCAAAAACGGTTCTTATAAAAGACAAACAAACCGGAAAACGCGCCCTTATTGCATTGCCTCTGGTGAATAATAAGGAAGGCCTTTATGAAGGAACATTCGTCATCGTCTTTGATGAAAAAGAGGAAGATGCTCCTAAAGGCGTGACCAACATCACTCTTGATGTTTATCCGATCCGCGCCACCAGCACGAAGATGGCCCCAAGCACAGATATCCGCAAAGCAAACCTAATTCTTTTGCAAAGCAATCAACAAGAAAAAGAACGCATTGCTTATGAACTAGCAGAATCTAAACGTCGTGAAGAACTTGAAAAGAAAGCCCTGGCGATGTCTGAGCAAGAACGCAAAAATCGACAGCTCAAAGCACAAAACGCCGCCGCGGCCGCCATGACCTTTTATCAAAATAAAGACTACAAGCAAGCCACCACAAAGTTTAAAGAAGCCATCGAAATGGATCCTTCTAATAACAAATACTATTTCCAATACGGTGTTTCGCTTTTTCAAGAAGAAGAATATCAAAAATCCCTGGTCGCCTTATCAATGGCTGAAGACGGTGATTATTCTCGCGTCGATAAAAACTACTTCATCGGCATGAATTACTACCGCATGAACGAACCGGAAAGTGCCTTAAAATATTTTATCGAAGTTCGCGATGAAAATGATGAAATGCTCAGTGCGACGGCCGCCTATTACGCGGGTATGTTGCAGTACAACTCTTCCCGATTTTCTGAAGCCAAAGACTCCTTTGGATATGTTTTAGATCGATCTAAAGATCCAAGCATGGATAATACGGCGGAATCTTACATCGAGAAAATTGATGCCATTGAAGAGTTTAACGCAAAATTCAAAGACAAATGGGCCTATGATCTTTATGGCGGCGTGATGTATGACTCCAATGTCCTCAATATTGCTGCCGCAAATGCACCCACTGATTTGGCCGGACTTCGTTTCATGTACGGAGCAAGCTTAGAGCGTCGACTGATTTACGATTACTTCAAAGAGTTTTCGATTGTTGGTAGCATCAGTGATATCTATTCAACCAGCACAAGTCTTGAAGCAAAAGAAGACCTTCAGAACGCCGATCCTTTGGTGTTCGGACTAAAAGCTCCGTTTAAATGGAAGACGAGTTTATTCGATAAGAGTTACTCTTTGACACTCACCCCGGGGCTTGAATCCATCATGATGAATGTGGACGGTGAAGGGGCGCGCGAAAATACCAACAACTCCACTTATCTAACGGTTAGTAACACATTCTTTCATTCGGAAAAATGGGTCGCAAACTATGATCTTGATATTCGCAATGATATTTCAAATATTGACGCCACTGAAGCCGATGATCAAACGGCCCTAAAAACCTCGATAGGTACCACGCAGATTTTCATCGGGGATCTAAAAACTGGCAAAACATATATTGCTGATCTGTTTCTGATCAACAATGCCGCTAAAGGTGATAATCAGAGATACAACCGCATCAATTTAGGCCTGACTTATGCGCAAAATTTTTACTGGCAAACTCAAGGTGCAGCTCGTATTGATTTTGGCACCGCGGACTATCCCGATTCTTCGGCTGGCAGAAAAGATTCAAACTATGGTCTGACTTTTTCTGCAAGTAAGCCGCTTACAAAACAGTGGAATACGTCTGTAAGTTTAGGTTGGAGCGACAACACTTCGAACGTTGACGCCTATAAATACGACAAGATCACAATCTCGAATATGTACACGTACTCAGGCGCGTTCTAA
- a CDS encoding alpha/beta hydrolase: MNYAEFANQELPFQGEFFLARNKKFQELIFFVHFYEGSKKQLLRHIKLVNSLGFDAFAFQLSGTLQDLKDLHFPISAKGKFGTKHIYADQIEHLLNLIPGQKIMFTFSNPSASAIEAMARRGCSDTVALVCDSGPTARFLPSAQKLFTHNYHVKPWALTWALAPFLSLGWSPFFHKDLVPDLNTFPEGFKILSIRGWKDELIPPTHIDEVFEPHTQLHWSKLSLPEAQHLTGLRDFKSEYAPILERFLTGVATPV, from the coding sequence ATGAACTACGCAGAATTTGCCAACCAAGAACTCCCCTTCCAAGGGGAGTTCTTTTTAGCGCGAAACAAGAAATTCCAAGAGTTGATTTTCTTCGTGCATTTTTATGAGGGCAGTAAGAAGCAACTTCTTCGCCACATAAAACTAGTAAATTCTTTGGGCTTTGACGCCTTTGCCTTTCAACTTTCTGGCACCTTACAAGACTTAAAAGACCTCCACTTTCCGATTAGCGCAAAAGGCAAATTCGGCACCAAGCATATTTACGCCGATCAAATTGAACATCTTTTAAACCTGATCCCCGGCCAAAAAATCATGTTCACCTTTTCTAACCCCAGCGCTTCGGCGATTGAGGCGATGGCGCGCCGAGGGTGTTCTGACACTGTAGCCCTAGTCTGTGATAGTGGCCCCACAGCTCGCTTTTTACCTTCCGCACAGAAGTTATTTACCCACAATTACCATGTAAAACCTTGGGCCTTAACATGGGCATTAGCTCCTTTTTTAAGTTTGGGCTGGAGTCCCTTTTTTCATAAAGATTTAGTGCCGGACCTCAACACCTTCCCTGAAGGCTTTAAAATTCTTTCCATTCGTGGATGGAAAGACGAATTGATTCCGCCGACTCATATCGACGAGGTCTTTGAGCCCCACACGCAACTGCATTGGAGCAAGCTATCCCTTCCCGAAGCACAGCACTTAACGGGCTTGCGCGATTTTAAATCTGAATATGCGCCAATTTTAGAGCGTTTTCTTACGGGCGTAGCAACACCAGTATGA
- a CDS encoding adenylate/guanylate cyclase domain-containing protein: MKTDKISYFLGVAVTVVFVFLSMRFYTYQTLRNEEKDPKSIVGFLETLDLKMLDLKMQIRGVEPTSAPVALVAIDDPSLEEVGRWPWARKVIAQMTDQIFTDGAKSIGYDVIFSEPQIGDPTSDQMLAESLTKHRDKVVTGSFAEPAGDLWLPYQDYCVNEAFIRANGGDVVRLNASFVVEDRADFYESVDFGKLLNPFFEIYEGVQKPKIIKDELKISEDRLTDAQKRYVQIQLWKRNFEFCRDWLTEHDSFLPGHDANIDKAYAEAFNVKPEELKTAIAKFKNKVLRHPLPASWNWTANLPKIQEGVDFNSSFNAFQDTDGSVRRMPLFYRTGNRMGTSFVPTLSLQTYLTGMGYRAQVVVDRSSRNPKMKEIVGFDIFDPSQEPEKKVFSLSTDKYSFMRINYYGGTYSIPHVSAREILRQGPTIKVIQREWDQANNRWKVDQKEMDRKAFFKDRMVIIGATATGVYDLRVTPFEKNFPGPEIHVQALAQMFDQKFLVPWEMEGKVMPWVILVLGILLSILWTQTGAVAGIVVSMSAIVLIVGVDLLMFLKFHVMLSAVIPLFLLVFLNFTVLQTFKYLTEERKKKELKSTFAKYVSPAIVDEVLKAPENLELGGRKQRMTVFFSDVRGFTTLSESLEPQKLSEILSRYLSPMTEIVFKNKGTLDKYMGDALMAFFGAPIPYPQHAQEACRTALQHLVKLAELQEEFKKEGIPTIDIGIGINTGDMSVGNMGSNIVRSYTVMGDAVNLGSRLEGINKEYGTRVIISEFTYAEVKEKFVCREIDQVKVKGKTKPVRIFELVAEGNVSEDKKKRLDIFEEAYRKYEQKKFAEALIQFETLVQGETVDPVAEVYVERCQEFITNPPPENWDGVFVMTKK; encoded by the coding sequence ATGAAAACTGACAAAATTTCTTATTTTCTTGGCGTCGCGGTCACCGTTGTTTTCGTCTTCCTTTCCATGCGGTTTTATACCTATCAAACTTTGCGAAACGAAGAAAAAGATCCCAAAAGCATTGTCGGTTTTTTAGAAACCCTCGATTTAAAGATGCTCGATTTAAAAATGCAAATCCGCGGAGTTGAGCCTACTTCAGCACCGGTAGCACTCGTGGCCATTGATGATCCTTCTTTGGAAGAAGTGGGGCGCTGGCCGTGGGCTCGTAAGGTTATAGCGCAGATGACAGATCAGATTTTTACTGATGGCGCAAAATCCATTGGCTATGATGTGATCTTTTCTGAACCCCAAATCGGGGATCCAACATCAGATCAAATGTTGGCTGAGTCTTTAACTAAACATCGCGACAAAGTGGTCACCGGCAGTTTTGCGGAACCCGCGGGGGACTTATGGCTTCCTTATCAAGATTATTGCGTGAACGAAGCTTTTATTCGGGCCAATGGTGGAGACGTTGTGCGTTTAAATGCCTCATTTGTCGTCGAAGATCGTGCTGATTTTTATGAGTCCGTGGACTTCGGAAAACTATTAAATCCTTTCTTTGAAATTTATGAAGGTGTGCAAAAGCCTAAAATCATCAAAGATGAATTAAAAATTTCTGAAGACCGGCTTACCGATGCACAAAAAAGATACGTGCAGATTCAACTGTGGAAAAGAAACTTTGAATTTTGCCGTGATTGGCTGACGGAGCATGATTCATTTCTGCCTGGGCATGATGCCAATATTGATAAAGCTTATGCCGAGGCCTTTAATGTGAAACCGGAAGAATTAAAAACCGCTATCGCAAAATTTAAAAATAAAGTCCTGCGGCATCCCTTGCCGGCTTCATGGAATTGGACAGCGAATCTGCCCAAGATACAAGAAGGTGTGGATTTCAACTCAAGCTTTAATGCTTTCCAAGATACCGACGGAAGTGTCCGTCGAATGCCGTTATTTTATCGAACGGGGAATCGCATGGGAACGTCCTTTGTTCCCACCTTGTCCCTGCAAACATATTTAACGGGCATGGGCTATCGGGCTCAGGTGGTCGTGGACCGAAGTTCTCGCAATCCAAAAATGAAAGAGATTGTGGGATTTGATATCTTTGATCCATCGCAAGAGCCTGAAAAGAAAGTTTTCTCTCTTTCCACGGATAAATACAGCTTTATGCGTATTAACTATTACGGTGGAACCTATTCTATTCCCCATGTTTCTGCGCGAGAAATTTTGCGGCAAGGCCCCACCATTAAAGTGATTCAAAGGGAGTGGGATCAAGCTAACAACCGCTGGAAGGTCGATCAAAAAGAAATGGATCGTAAAGCTTTTTTCAAAGATCGCATGGTCATCATCGGCGCCACGGCGACCGGCGTTTATGACTTGCGTGTCACTCCGTTTGAAAAGAATTTTCCGGGGCCTGAAATCCACGTTCAGGCCTTAGCCCAAATGTTTGATCAAAAATTCCTCGTCCCTTGGGAAATGGAAGGCAAGGTCATGCCATGGGTGATCTTGGTGCTAGGGATCTTGCTCAGTATCTTGTGGACCCAAACGGGGGCGGTCGCTGGAATCGTTGTATCGATGTCAGCGATAGTCTTGATCGTCGGCGTGGACTTATTAATGTTCTTAAAATTCCACGTGATGCTTTCGGCCGTTATTCCGCTGTTCCTTTTGGTGTTCTTAAATTTTACGGTCTTACAGACTTTTAAATACCTGACCGAAGAACGAAAAAAGAAAGAGCTAAAAAGCACGTTTGCCAAATACGTTTCACCGGCCATCGTGGATGAAGTTCTAAAAGCTCCTGAAAACTTAGAACTAGGTGGTCGTAAACAGCGTATGACAGTTTTCTTTTCAGATGTCCGCGGTTTCACGACGTTGTCCGAGTCCTTAGAGCCGCAAAAGCTTTCAGAGATCCTAAGTCGGTACTTATCGCCTATGACCGAGATTGTTTTTAAAAACAAAGGGACCTTGGATAAGTATATGGGCGATGCTTTGATGGCCTTCTTTGGTGCGCCCATTCCTTATCCACAACATGCTCAAGAAGCTTGTCGAACAGCTTTGCAGCACCTCGTGAAACTAGCAGAGCTTCAAGAGGAGTTCAAAAAAGAAGGAATACCTACGATCGATATCGGTATTGGGATTAATACGGGGGATATGAGCGTAGGTAATATGGGGTCGAACATCGTGCGCAGCTATACCGTCATGGGCGATGCGGTGAATTTGGGTTCGCGCTTAGAAGGTATCAACAAAGAATATGGCACTCGAGTTATTATTAGCGAATTTACTTATGCCGAAGTGAAAGAAAAATTCGTCTGCCGCGAGATAGATCAAGTAAAAGTAAAAGGGAAAACCAAACCCGTGCGGATTTTTGAACTGGTGGCGGAAGGCAACGTCTCTGAAGATAAGAAAAAGCGGCTAGATATTTTTGAAGAAGCATATCGTAAGTATGAACAGAAGAAATTTGCCGAGGCTTTGATTCAGTTTGAGACACTGGTCCAAGGTGAAACCGTTGACCCGGTCGCCGAGGTTTATGTCGAGCGCTGCCAAGAATTCATTACAAATCCTCCTCCCGAAAACTGGGATGGTGTATTTGTAATGACCAAGAAATAG
- a CDS encoding pyruvate dehydrogenase: MDNSLKNVKADVLDSIARRAHYLATQMIWQANHRSDKEKGDPKVGGHPAASASSLHIMGALHLLVKTGFDHIANKPHASPTDHSYNYLLDLLLKNDLSKLTQEQADQAMNGLRKFTDGSEFVFQSYHSAYDPDHHNFFPSGTVGIPPVEAGYMALAYRYAREHGYEVPDAHFWAVCGDSEFREGSMYEAVPDFAERELGSVTWILDYNRQSLDGHRITNKDIMNGTDADRVERTMAANGWEVIQVRHGSKRQELFAKKDGATFKNFLEKELEDYELQALLLVQDMKALKKGIAKEHPDMKKFLDSITDQELFDAIRDFGGHDMLALADAMLQSKKSTRKPTIIIAHTLKGWGLKSAAQPGNHSSLPQEEEVIELKAKQGITGDTLYKRFDAGSTEGKFLAARGEKLLGEIKAQHALKSKNQDYFMKKLMEWGEIPTSLDINTKMTSYPHTQWMLGQLTAKLTRIANTPLDEKKLSDKQKALTPNEKPFKLPGELFISMAPDVGTSTNLNPAMDGKIFGAPVVQDLETELGVKDHKLPDLVPGEEESDRFLRFEIAEGNVMSCVGAFGKMRDTVGVPIIPLMTVYDFFIKRALDQYFYNLYWKSSFICVGTPSGVTLSPEGAQHGWKSDIQIPNQITWEPFFCQELDWILVDTIKRHVMNDNAGRTGTLLRLVTRGAEQKDMVHYLKKQARFKAGLEGSLARAEFPITGAANEEEVGNIDEGQMMSTIREEVLKGAYYLIDYRGYAGYEPGDNVVNIFSLGTMTTEAIKASEALLARGIYANVIVVTSQDLVCGIPAHENDYEYLKKDLGLNSNLYLRKTDDVSTGDLITVAGKRVPVVSVADGEAGILDNIGSVIGVRQEALAVRKHSKCGRPSEIYAYHSIDAESVVEACGKVLAETALEKVIVSENALGETHQAEGRAGHWTDLWPSKTPVHKH, from the coding sequence ATGGATAACTCTCTCAAGAACGTCAAAGCTGACGTTCTAGATTCTATCGCACGCCGTGCACACTACCTTGCCACGCAGATGATCTGGCAAGCCAATCACCGTTCAGATAAAGAAAAAGGTGATCCTAAAGTGGGCGGTCACCCTGCGGCCTCTGCAAGTTCGTTGCACATCATGGGCGCTTTGCATTTGTTAGTTAAAACTGGTTTTGATCATATCGCGAACAAGCCCCATGCTTCTCCTACAGATCACTCTTACAACTATCTTCTAGATTTGCTTTTGAAAAATGATCTTAGCAAATTGACTCAAGAACAAGCTGATCAAGCGATGAATGGTCTTCGTAAATTCACTGATGGCAGTGAGTTTGTGTTCCAATCTTATCACTCAGCTTACGATCCAGATCACCACAACTTCTTCCCGTCTGGTACTGTAGGTATTCCACCAGTTGAAGCCGGTTACATGGCGCTGGCGTATCGTTACGCGCGTGAACATGGTTATGAAGTTCCAGATGCTCACTTCTGGGCGGTGTGTGGAGACTCTGAGTTCCGTGAAGGCTCCATGTATGAAGCTGTTCCTGACTTTGCAGAGCGTGAGTTGGGTTCTGTGACTTGGATTCTAGATTACAACCGTCAATCACTTGATGGTCACCGCATTACCAACAAAGATATCATGAACGGAACAGATGCTGACCGTGTTGAGCGCACTATGGCTGCCAACGGTTGGGAAGTGATCCAAGTTCGTCACGGTTCTAAACGCCAAGAATTGTTCGCCAAAAAAGACGGCGCGACTTTCAAAAATTTCCTAGAGAAAGAATTGGAAGATTACGAGCTGCAAGCGCTTCTTCTTGTTCAAGACATGAAGGCTTTGAAAAAAGGGATCGCTAAAGAACATCCAGACATGAAAAAATTCTTGGACAGCATCACGGACCAAGAATTGTTCGATGCGATTCGCGATTTCGGTGGTCACGACATGCTAGCTTTGGCCGATGCCATGTTGCAGTCTAAAAAATCAACTCGTAAACCGACAATCATCATTGCGCATACTTTGAAAGGCTGGGGCTTGAAGTCTGCAGCTCAACCGGGAAATCACTCTTCCCTTCCGCAAGAAGAAGAAGTGATCGAACTTAAAGCAAAACAAGGTATCACTGGCGATACTTTGTATAAACGCTTCGATGCTGGTTCGACGGAAGGTAAATTCTTAGCCGCTCGCGGAGAGAAGTTGCTAGGCGAAATCAAAGCGCAGCACGCTTTGAAATCTAAGAACCAAGATTATTTCATGAAAAAACTAATGGAGTGGGGCGAGATCCCAACTTCACTTGATATCAACACGAAAATGACTAGCTATCCGCATACGCAATGGATGCTCGGTCAGTTGACCGCGAAGTTAACTCGTATCGCGAACACTCCGCTGGATGAGAAAAAACTTTCTGACAAACAAAAGGCACTTACGCCAAATGAAAAACCATTCAAACTTCCGGGCGAGTTGTTCATTTCAATGGCACCGGACGTGGGAACTTCAACGAACTTAAATCCAGCGATGGATGGTAAGATCTTTGGTGCCCCCGTAGTTCAAGATTTGGAAACTGAGTTGGGTGTAAAAGATCACAAATTGCCAGATCTAGTTCCGGGCGAAGAAGAGTCTGATCGCTTCTTGCGTTTTGAAATCGCCGAAGGAAACGTAATGTCTTGCGTGGGTGCATTCGGAAAAATGCGCGACACCGTGGGCGTACCTATCATTCCTTTGATGACGGTTTATGACTTCTTCATCAAACGTGCGTTGGATCAATATTTCTATAACCTTTACTGGAAGAGCTCGTTCATTTGTGTTGGTACTCCATCAGGTGTGACATTGTCTCCTGAAGGGGCGCAGCACGGTTGGAAGTCTGATATCCAAATCCCGAACCAAATCACTTGGGAGCCGTTCTTCTGCCAAGAGTTGGATTGGATCTTAGTTGATACAATCAAACGTCACGTGATGAACGACAATGCGGGCCGCACGGGTACATTGCTTCGTCTAGTCACTCGCGGCGCAGAACAAAAAGACATGGTTCATTACTTGAAAAAACAAGCTCGCTTCAAAGCCGGTCTTGAAGGTTCTTTAGCTCGCGCTGAGTTCCCTATCACTGGTGCGGCGAACGAAGAAGAAGTTGGCAACATCGATGAAGGCCAAATGATGTCGACCATCCGTGAGGAAGTTTTAAAAGGCGCTTACTACTTAATCGATTACCGCGGATACGCTGGCTATGAGCCAGGTGATAACGTTGTTAACATCTTCTCTTTAGGAACGATGACGACAGAAGCGATCAAGGCTTCTGAAGCGTTGCTTGCTCGTGGCATTTACGCCAACGTGATCGTGGTGACTTCACAAGATCTTGTGTGCGGCATCCCGGCTCATGAAAATGATTATGAGTATTTGAAAAAGGATTTGGGCTTGAACTCAAACTTGTACTTAAGAAAAACGGATGACGTTTCTACAGGTGATTTGATCACTGTGGCTGGTAAACGTGTACCAGTAGTTTCAGTTGCCGACGGTGAAGCCGGTATCTTGGATAATATCGGTTCGGTGATCGGTGTTCGCCAAGAAGCTTTGGCCGTACGTAAACACTCTAAGTGTGGTCGTCCTTCTGAAATCTATGCTTACCACAGCATTGACGCCGAATCTGTCGTTGAAGCTTGCGGTAAAGTTCTTGCAGAAACAGCTCTTGAAAAAGTCATCGTTTCTGAAAATGCTTTAGGTGAAACTCACCAAGCTGAAGGACGCGCGGGTCACTGGACAGATTTGTGGCCGAGCAAGACCCCTGTTCATAAGCATTAG
- a CDS encoding MFS transporter has translation MKPIPLDFKKLLTARFFYTFAVQMQAVILGWRIYELLKDPLALGLIGLVEAVPAIGLALYAGYIVDRSRPLIVYRRIIYLSLLSGVLVLAEHLFASNLPIILQATMLYSASFLTGLARSFSQPAIFASVPRIVERSELPRATALTSSVMQVARIAGPAVGGIIFGFMGAIVSSSLVCLMLVIAIAAMLMMKIEIAPPENRFEHASIKDELLSGVRFVFKHKLLLPALSLDMFSVLFGGVTALLPIFASDILMVGPKGLGVLRAAPAIGATLMTIYLARVPVQKNSGRWLFTAVTGFGVCILVFGASTNFYLSMIALGLSGMFDSVSMIIRSTAVQLASPDHMRGRISAVNSIFIGSSNEIGEVESGLAAKLLGTVPAVYFGGIMCLLSVAVVGYLSPALRKLDLEELQKEEAKLNP, from the coding sequence ATGAAACCGATCCCTTTAGATTTTAAAAAGCTCCTCACCGCCCGTTTCTTTTATACTTTCGCTGTACAAATGCAGGCCGTGATCTTGGGATGGCGTATTTATGAACTTTTAAAAGATCCTTTGGCGTTAGGATTGATCGGTTTGGTGGAGGCGGTCCCCGCAATTGGCCTTGCTTTGTACGCAGGTTATATCGTGGACAGATCTCGTCCACTGATCGTTTATCGTCGTATCATTTATCTTTCACTGCTCTCGGGCGTGCTAGTTTTAGCCGAACATTTATTTGCTTCGAATTTACCCATCATCTTACAAGCGACGATGCTTTATTCCGCTTCTTTTTTGACGGGCTTAGCGCGTTCATTTTCTCAACCCGCAATTTTTGCTTCAGTTCCACGTATCGTTGAAAGATCCGAATTACCGCGCGCGACCGCTTTAACAAGTTCGGTGATGCAGGTGGCCCGCATCGCAGGTCCTGCAGTGGGTGGCATCATCTTTGGATTTATGGGGGCTATCGTATCCTCGTCTCTGGTGTGTTTGATGTTAGTGATCGCTATTGCTGCGATGCTGATGATGAAAATTGAAATTGCGCCACCTGAAAATCGTTTTGAGCATGCATCCATCAAAGACGAACTTCTTTCCGGCGTGCGGTTTGTCTTTAAGCACAAACTTTTACTTCCGGCCCTTTCGTTAGATATGTTTTCGGTTCTCTTTGGTGGTGTAACGGCACTACTTCCCATTTTTGCTAGCGACATCTTAATGGTGGGCCCTAAAGGCTTAGGAGTTCTAAGAGCCGCCCCCGCCATCGGCGCCACATTGATGACTATTTATCTCGCCCGCGTTCCGGTCCAAAAAAATTCAGGCCGATGGCTGTTCACGGCCGTGACCGGATTCGGGGTCTGCATTCTTGTCTTTGGCGCAAGCACCAATTTTTATCTTTCAATGATCGCGTTGGGTCTCAGTGGCATGTTTGACAGCGTCAGCATGATCATTCGTTCGACGGCCGTTCAATTGGCATCACCGGATCATATGCGCGGAAGAATCTCTGCCGTAAATTCTATTTTCATTGGATCATCCAACGAAATTGGCGAGGTCGAATCCGGCCTTGCCGCTAAACTTTTAGGAACTGTTCCTGCCGTGTACTTTGGCGGGATCATGTGCCTGCTGTCGGTCGCGGTGGTGGGATACCTGTCGCCCGCGCTTAGGAAGCTTGACCTCGAGGAACTGCAAAAAGAGGAAGCAAAACTCAATCCTTAA